Proteins from a genomic interval of Rhizobium rhododendri:
- a CDS encoding nucleotidyl transferase AbiEii/AbiGii toxin family protein, translating to MTAIRAQLLEMMKAVASALGDDLRSRLVFVGGCTTALFITDPVTLEDVRATDDIDLIVDLAGLPAWAQLQEELRHRGFMEAADEAVICRMRLGKLTVDFMPDDPAILGFGNRWYASGIETAQHYQLSVDLAIRILTPPMFLATKLEAYAGRGNGDLIMSRDAEDILLIVDGREELLAEVTAADNEVRNFIAGQFRALLDQGDFDDFLDGNIRGPAGRVEIVRDRFVSISHCADGPAQ from the coding sequence ATGACAGCGATCCGCGCCCAACTGCTGGAAATGATGAAAGCCGTTGCCTCGGCCCTTGGCGACGACCTCCGCTCGCGCCTGGTCTTCGTCGGCGGATGCACGACCGCGCTATTCATCACTGATCCGGTCACGCTTGAGGATGTGCGTGCCACTGACGACATCGACCTGATCGTTGACTTGGCAGGCCTTCCCGCCTGGGCACAGCTCCAGGAAGAGCTTCGACACCGGGGCTTCATGGAGGCAGCTGACGAGGCGGTGATCTGCCGCATGCGTCTCGGCAAGCTCACGGTCGACTTCATGCCGGATGATCCGGCTATCCTCGGATTCGGAAATCGATGGTACGCGAGTGGAATCGAGACGGCACAGCACTACCAGCTCTCGGTAGACCTTGCGATCCGGATCCTGACGCCGCCAATGTTTCTTGCGACAAAGCTCGAGGCCTATGCCGGAAGGGGAAACGGCGACTTGATCATGAGTCGTGACGCGGAGGACATCCTCCTGATTGTCGACGGCAGGGAGGAGCTCCTAGCCGAGGTCACGGCGGCCGACAACGAGGTTCGAAATTTCATCGCCGGACAGTTTCGTGCGCTCCTCGATCAAGGTGACTTCGACGATTTTCTCGATGGCAATATCCGCGGGCCCGCCGGTCGTGTAGAAATCGTCCGGGACAGGTTTGTCTCGATAAGCCATTGTGCGGATGGCCCCGCACAATGA
- a CDS encoding ABC transporter ATP-binding protein: protein MGSITLQKVSKVFGEAQVIPSIDLEIKDGEFVVFVGPSGCGKSTLLRLIAGLEDVSGGKIIIDGKDGTSLGPSERGLAMVFQSYALYPHMSVRSNIAFPLKMAGMSKDEIDRKVSEAARVLNLTDYLDRKPRMLSGGQRQRVAIGRAIVRQPSAFLFDEPLSNLDASLRVNMRLEISELHQQLKTTMVYVTHDQVEAMTMADKIVVLNRGNIEQVGSPMELYKNPANLFVAGFIGSPRMNFVTGVYAEPFGAPTVGVRPEHIVLSTESGVWQGKVTVAEHLGSDTFLHVDVEGIGHITARGTGEFPVKAGETVYMTPDRSRVHRFDDKGLAMSIGGLDGNRTVEQ, encoded by the coding sequence ATGGGCAGCATTACCCTTCAGAAGGTTTCGAAGGTCTTTGGCGAAGCCCAAGTCATTCCTTCCATCGACCTTGAAATCAAGGACGGCGAATTCGTCGTTTTCGTCGGCCCGTCCGGTTGCGGCAAGTCGACGCTGCTCCGCCTGATCGCCGGTCTCGAAGATGTCTCCGGCGGCAAGATCATCATCGATGGCAAGGACGGCACGAGCCTCGGTCCATCCGAGCGCGGGCTTGCCATGGTGTTTCAGTCCTATGCGCTCTATCCGCATATGAGCGTCCGCAGCAATATCGCCTTCCCGCTCAAGATGGCCGGCATGTCGAAGGACGAGATCGACCGCAAGGTGAGCGAAGCCGCTCGCGTGCTGAACCTCACGGATTATCTCGACCGCAAACCGCGCATGCTGTCCGGCGGCCAACGCCAGCGCGTCGCCATCGGCCGTGCCATCGTGCGCCAGCCATCGGCCTTCCTCTTCGACGAGCCGCTTTCAAACCTCGATGCATCGCTGCGCGTCAACATGCGTCTCGAGATCAGCGAATTGCACCAGCAGCTGAAGACCACCATGGTCTACGTGACCCACGACCAGGTCGAAGCCATGACCATGGCAGACAAGATCGTCGTTCTCAACCGCGGCAACATCGAGCAGGTCGGCTCGCCGATGGAGCTTTACAAAAACCCGGCAAATCTCTTCGTCGCCGGCTTCATCGGTTCGCCGAGGATGAATTTCGTCACCGGCGTCTATGCAGAACCATTTGGCGCGCCGACGGTTGGCGTTCGGCCCGAGCATATCGTGCTGTCGACTGAAAGCGGCGTTTGGCAGGGCAAGGTCACCGTTGCCGAGCATCTCGGCTCCGATACGTTCCTGCATGTCGATGTCGAAGGCATCGGCCACATCACGGCGCGTGGTACCGGCGAATTCCCGGTCAAGGCCGGCGAGACCGTCTACATGACCCCGGACCGCAGCCGCGTCCACCGGTTCGACGACAAGGGACTGGCGATGTCTATAGGTGGTCTTGATGGGAATCGAACCGTTGAACAGTAA
- a CDS encoding Gfo/Idh/MocA family protein: MSSPSSKVPIGVGVIGCGEIAQLMHLPILQELTTLKIAAICDLSQTVLDTLGTQYGVAARYRDYRDLLNDPTVDAVVICTYDHGPVVSAAIAAGKHIIVEKPLAFTAEEARPLVAAAEASGLVAIVGYMKLYDPGYRIGLEQLARIGRPKMIHMHDFAGRFDRYQQLYTQVRGKDVDTALIAKTQSDVASDVRRFLGEDHAAYHDLYMTLLMLGSHDLAVLRGAFGVAEAVDYVQAVGPTHIMAVLGFPDRVPALLEVAFGAQYEWWDEWMTVHGEAHEMRIEFQNPYVRNAAATVRLREASGENSSERILPGTPDTAFRKQWQHFVACIHDTATPITPLQGGLDDLELAEKIIKALPRKTA, from the coding sequence ATGAGCTCACCTTCTTCCAAAGTTCCTATCGGCGTCGGCGTCATCGGTTGCGGCGAGATCGCCCAGCTCATGCACCTGCCGATTCTCCAGGAACTCACAACGCTGAAGATCGCCGCGATCTGCGACTTGTCTCAGACGGTGCTGGATACGCTCGGAACGCAGTACGGCGTGGCGGCACGTTACCGGGACTATCGCGACCTTTTGAACGACCCGACCGTCGACGCGGTAGTCATCTGCACCTACGATCATGGCCCTGTAGTATCGGCGGCCATCGCAGCCGGTAAGCATATTATAGTTGAAAAACCCTTGGCCTTCACCGCGGAAGAGGCCCGCCCGCTTGTCGCGGCGGCTGAAGCCAGCGGGCTTGTCGCCATCGTCGGCTACATGAAGCTCTATGATCCGGGCTACCGGATCGGCCTCGAGCAGCTTGCCCGGATCGGTCGGCCGAAGATGATCCACATGCACGACTTTGCCGGTCGTTTCGATCGCTACCAGCAACTTTATACCCAAGTTCGGGGCAAGGACGTCGACACGGCTCTGATCGCCAAGACGCAGTCGGATGTCGCCTCTGACGTCCGACGCTTCCTAGGCGAGGATCATGCTGCTTATCATGATCTCTACATGACGCTGCTTATGCTCGGCAGTCACGATCTTGCAGTCCTGCGCGGCGCCTTCGGCGTCGCAGAAGCGGTGGACTATGTGCAAGCGGTCGGCCCTACTCACATCATGGCCGTGCTCGGCTTTCCCGACCGCGTCCCGGCTCTGCTGGAGGTTGCCTTCGGTGCACAGTACGAATGGTGGGACGAGTGGATGACAGTCCATGGCGAAGCCCACGAGATGCGCATCGAGTTCCAGAACCCCTATGTCAGGAATGCTGCAGCCACCGTGCGCCTTCGCGAGGCGTCCGGCGAAAATTCGAGCGAGAGAATATTGCCCGGCACCCCCGACACCGCGTTCCGCAAGCAGTGGCAGCACTTCGTCGCCTGCATCCATGACACGGCAACCCCGATAACACCGCTCCAGGGCGGGTTGGACGATCTGGAGTTGGCGGAAAAGATCATCAAAGCGCTGCCGCGAAAGACGGCCTGA
- a CDS encoding carbohydrate ABC transporter permease, which translates to MTLDPAISPDIDGESRRRTRHLRWRERLAGRSVAELVFVYGVLAIVLVETLYPLVWVLFGSFKTKDEVIANVWGPPSSFIWQNYVEAWRVSGMGDRILNSIIVTGVALVVVLMAATPAAYALSRLTFRGRNLILALIVSAMLVPPQVMAIPLFMTARDLGLINSRLGVALIHAAANLPLSIFILRSFFLSLPIELEDAGRMDGANRLQILWLIMLPLVRPGLALVIIFGFIEIWNDFFLSFLLLREPAVQTIPLGLVAFFQQYGSMWNLYFAALTITTLPVIAVFVLMQRQFIAGLTAGAVKS; encoded by the coding sequence ATGACCCTCGATCCAGCCATTTCTCCCGATATCGATGGCGAAAGCCGAAGACGGACGCGGCATCTGCGCTGGAGGGAGCGCCTTGCCGGTCGGTCGGTCGCCGAACTGGTCTTTGTCTATGGTGTACTGGCCATCGTTTTGGTGGAAACGCTCTATCCCCTGGTGTGGGTGCTGTTCGGCTCATTCAAGACCAAAGACGAGGTGATCGCCAATGTCTGGGGACCTCCATCCAGTTTCATCTGGCAAAATTATGTCGAGGCCTGGCGCGTCTCCGGGATGGGCGACCGCATCCTTAACAGCATCATTGTCACCGGTGTCGCACTTGTGGTGGTGCTGATGGCAGCGACGCCTGCTGCCTATGCCCTGTCACGGCTGACATTTCGCGGACGCAACCTCATCCTCGCGCTGATTGTCTCGGCGATGCTCGTGCCGCCGCAGGTCATGGCCATTCCGCTGTTCATGACAGCGCGCGATCTGGGCTTGATCAACAGCCGTCTGGGCGTGGCGCTTATTCATGCGGCAGCTAATCTGCCGCTGTCCATCTTCATCCTACGCAGCTTCTTCCTGTCGCTCCCGATTGAACTCGAGGATGCGGGGCGCATGGATGGTGCGAACCGCCTTCAGATCCTTTGGTTGATCATGCTACCGCTGGTGCGCCCCGGCCTGGCGCTGGTGATCATCTTCGGCTTCATCGAGATCTGGAACGACTTCTTCCTCTCCTTCCTGCTTCTGCGTGAGCCTGCAGTACAGACCATTCCGCTTGGGCTTGTGGCATTCTTCCAGCAATACGGCTCGATGTGGAATCTCTATTTTGCCGCCCTGACGATCACAACCCTGCCGGTGATCGCCGTCTTTGTGCTGATGCAGCGGCAGTTCATCGCCGGTCTGACCGCCGGCGCCGTCAAGTCCTGA
- a CDS encoding carbohydrate ABC transporter permease — MATSPKRRIRLDSDPIVATLMLVPAVALLGLFFIWPFFRGLWISLTRWDGFSNPTFVGLTNYLRLLHDHVFLGAIENNLIFVVLILIFKNTLGLGLAMLLDRAIFLRGPIRAAVFIPVTLSFAATGLLWSWIYNPVFGLLNAALDLVGLSWLKQSWLGDADIALYSIVAVDIWKWLGFHAVIYLAGLQTIPQELYEAARMDGAKAFSRFRHLTLPLMMPVVLINVILGLSGAFVRNFDIVQVLTQGGPNHATEVVMTLMVKTAFQDGNMGYASAMGYALFLIVALGCVALLGLMRRAKVDM; from the coding sequence GTGGCCACCTCGCCCAAACGACGCATCCGGCTCGACAGCGACCCGATCGTGGCGACATTGATGCTGGTGCCGGCAGTGGCGCTGCTCGGGCTGTTCTTCATTTGGCCATTCTTTCGGGGCCTGTGGATCAGCCTGACGCGCTGGGATGGTTTTTCCAATCCGACTTTCGTCGGTCTGACCAATTACCTCAGACTGCTGCACGACCACGTGTTTCTCGGCGCTATCGAGAACAACCTGATCTTCGTCGTTCTGATCCTGATCTTCAAGAATACGCTCGGTCTAGGCCTGGCTATGCTGCTCGATAGAGCGATTTTTCTGCGCGGACCAATCCGCGCAGCCGTGTTCATTCCCGTCACCCTATCTTTCGCGGCAACCGGGTTGCTCTGGTCGTGGATCTACAATCCGGTTTTCGGCCTTCTCAATGCCGCACTCGATCTGGTCGGCCTTTCCTGGCTTAAGCAGTCGTGGCTCGGCGATGCGGATATCGCGCTCTACTCGATCGTCGCGGTCGATATCTGGAAATGGCTCGGCTTCCATGCGGTGATCTATCTTGCCGGACTGCAGACGATACCGCAGGAGCTCTACGAGGCGGCCCGCATGGATGGCGCCAAGGCATTTTCTCGCTTTCGTCACCTGACCCTGCCGTTGATGATGCCGGTCGTTCTGATTAACGTGATCCTTGGTCTCTCCGGAGCCTTCGTGCGCAACTTCGACATTGTTCAGGTTCTGACGCAGGGCGGACCAAATCATGCCACGGAGGTCGTCATGACGCTGATGGTCAAAACCGCTTTCCAGGATGGCAATATGGGCTACGCCAGTGCCATGGGCTATGCGCTATTCCTGATCGTAGCACTGGGCTGCGTCGCACTTCTCGGACTAATGCGCCGCGCAAAGGTGGACATGTGA
- a CDS encoding sugar phosphate isomerase/epimerase family protein produces MTRSARQRFSIGYHLNSWDLTGQPLRPALEFLAGQGFNWFEILAFTSLSDQFARKYMQLGNLAPPGVTTDTDILRRYALLSEAQSDLGIGLSSLYVNATFVNPVLWEYERGCLISLARILKGFGAPVLVLGGGPSEASGNKHTADDYKAFCRALEDIGRRTADLGIATVYHPHLDTFIERRDQLDRMMDELDTRHAGLCIDPAHLAQTHSDPVDALKTYVSAVRYMHLKDTKVDDSLVGPERYAAFCELGAGVVDLPGLADVLIDADYDGLAIVELDASQKTAEQSAIESIAYLTETLGLSLNPLKG; encoded by the coding sequence ATGACCCGTTCCGCCAGACAGCGTTTTTCCATCGGTTATCATCTCAACAGCTGGGACCTCACCGGTCAGCCTCTGCGGCCCGCGCTTGAATTTCTAGCCGGTCAAGGTTTCAACTGGTTCGAGATCCTCGCTTTCACCAGCCTGTCCGATCAGTTCGCCCGGAAATACATGCAGCTCGGCAACCTTGCCCCTCCCGGCGTGACCACCGATACCGACATTTTGCGCCGTTATGCGCTTCTATCCGAGGCGCAAAGCGATCTCGGCATCGGGCTGTCGTCGCTCTATGTCAATGCCACCTTCGTCAACCCGGTGCTGTGGGAATACGAACGCGGTTGCCTGATCTCGCTCGCTCGCATTCTGAAAGGCTTCGGTGCACCGGTTCTCGTGCTCGGCGGCGGGCCATCCGAGGCATCGGGCAACAAGCACACAGCGGATGACTACAAGGCGTTTTGCCGAGCCCTCGAGGATATCGGGCGGCGAACGGCCGATCTCGGCATCGCCACGGTCTATCATCCGCATCTCGACACCTTCATCGAGCGTCGCGATCAGCTCGACCGGATGATGGACGAGCTGGATACGCGACACGCCGGCCTTTGCATCGACCCCGCCCACCTAGCCCAGACGCACTCCGATCCGGTGGACGCGCTAAAGACCTATGTGTCGGCGGTGCGCTACATGCATCTCAAGGACACCAAGGTCGACGACAGCCTCGTCGGCCCGGAGCGCTACGCTGCTTTCTGCGAGTTGGGCGCCGGGGTCGTCGATTTGCCCGGATTGGCCGACGTCCTGATCGACGCCGACTATGACGGCCTCGCCATCGTCGAGCTGGATGCCTCGCAGAAGACCGCCGAGCAGAGCGCCATCGAGAGCATCGCCTACCTCACGGAAACGCTCGGCCTTTCTCTCAACCCCCTCAAGGGCTGA
- a CDS encoding ABC transporter substrate-binding protein — MLTSLHSSYFMTHRNRKLTARILSVTLSLSAIALPISAEAAGVTLKVFGGSSLDVLAPREKPEVQTKIRDEIISGFLKAHPEVASIEWDAQGPQAGSLQRMMTAKLSGQEMDLVACSAFWVNGAYVRRGLLKPITDDVKPFAANVDATSFGAFTVNGKIYGVPISSLSTSTIFYNVGLFKKLGIPTPPTYEDLKAAVPKLKAAGVIPLLHQGANSVMWPMWYFETLSQSSGDAVSLTQQQLEGNEPFDDAKSIEAFQLIKQWTDDGILSKDSLSVDMEGMRAAFASGKSAMYYGGTWEVPSLKDSVKNFTWGVFPFPKMPGTPGAPKHGGGADNGMCLSASIPDEKVKPALDFIAYLTKPDIAKIYLDADQPIATSIKGVDGVDEPYAKELRANTFPDTVKFLDWVWPSEVTSAVASGIAGVVGGTTTPQDAAKSVEAAFKQLVDDGNWPPKD; from the coding sequence ATGCTGACTTCTTTGCATTCCTCCTATTTTATGACGCACCGAAATCGGAAGTTGACGGCGCGTATCCTTAGCGTCACCCTCAGCCTTTCCGCTATTGCTCTTCCGATATCCGCCGAGGCGGCGGGCGTCACGCTGAAAGTATTCGGCGGCTCCTCCCTTGACGTTTTGGCGCCTCGAGAAAAACCTGAGGTCCAGACCAAGATCCGCGACGAAATCATCTCCGGATTCCTCAAGGCGCATCCGGAAGTAGCCAGCATCGAATGGGATGCGCAGGGGCCGCAAGCCGGTTCGCTGCAGCGTATGATGACCGCCAAGCTGTCGGGCCAGGAAATGGATCTGGTTGCCTGCTCGGCCTTCTGGGTCAATGGAGCCTATGTACGCCGCGGTCTGCTGAAGCCGATAACCGACGATGTGAAGCCGTTCGCCGCCAATGTCGACGCCACCAGCTTTGGAGCATTTACGGTCAACGGCAAGATCTACGGCGTGCCGATCAGTTCGCTGTCAACATCCACGATCTTCTACAATGTCGGTCTGTTCAAGAAGCTCGGCATTCCGACGCCTCCGACCTATGAAGACCTCAAGGCGGCGGTGCCGAAGCTCAAGGCAGCCGGCGTCATCCCGCTTCTGCACCAGGGCGCCAATTCGGTCATGTGGCCGATGTGGTATTTCGAGACCCTGTCTCAATCGAGCGGCGACGCGGTGAGCCTCACCCAACAGCAACTCGAAGGCAATGAACCGTTCGATGATGCCAAGAGCATCGAAGCCTTTCAGTTGATCAAGCAATGGACAGACGACGGCATTCTGTCCAAGGATTCGCTTTCCGTCGACATGGAGGGCATGAGGGCCGCTTTCGCCAGCGGCAAGAGCGCGATGTATTATGGCGGCACTTGGGAAGTTCCGTCCCTAAAGGATAGCGTCAAGAACTTTACCTGGGGCGTCTTCCCCTTCCCGAAGATGCCTGGAACGCCCGGGGCGCCTAAGCATGGCGGCGGCGCCGACAACGGCATGTGCCTTAGCGCCTCCATTCCGGACGAAAAGGTCAAGCCTGCACTCGACTTCATTGCCTATCTGACAAAGCCTGATATCGCAAAAATCTATCTGGACGCAGACCAGCCGATCGCCACATCGATCAAGGGTGTCGATGGCGTTGACGAACCCTATGCCAAGGAACTGCGCGCGAACACGTTCCCCGATACTGTCAAATTCCTCGACTGGGTCTGGCCGAGCGAAGTCACGAGCGCCGTGGCATCGGGTATCGCCGGCGTCGTAGGCGGCACCACGACGCCCCAGGACGCGGCAAAGAGTGTCGAGGCGGCCTTCAAGCAACTGGTGGATGACGGCAACTGGCCGCCGAAGGACTGA
- a CDS encoding MarR family winged helix-turn-helix transcriptional regulator encodes MASVRNDKTSANAPQPHSPQEIAALYDASGYDLDTHPAHMIRRAHQRATTCFQNAMTGYDLTPTQHAALATLLKHGELSQNHLGRITAMDRSTISIVVRKLMESGLVQSSPSSTDQRLSVLSLTPVGIEYTLPLLKLSIDSVEQFLAPLSSRERSTFVKLLGKLTDAE; translated from the coding sequence ATGGCATCGGTAAGGAATGACAAGACGAGCGCAAATGCGCCGCAGCCCCATTCACCGCAGGAGATCGCGGCGCTTTACGATGCGTCGGGCTACGATCTCGATACCCATCCGGCCCATATGATCCGTCGCGCCCATCAGCGCGCGACGACCTGCTTCCAGAATGCCATGACAGGCTACGATCTGACGCCGACCCAGCACGCAGCCCTTGCAACGCTGCTTAAACACGGCGAATTGTCGCAAAACCATCTCGGTCGCATCACCGCGATGGATCGCTCGACCATCAGCATTGTCGTACGCAAGCTGATGGAGAGCGGCCTCGTGCAAAGCTCGCCGTCCAGCACCGACCAAAGGCTGTCCGTGCTAAGCCTGACGCCTGTGGGCATCGAATACACCCTGCCGCTGCTTAAGCTCAGCATCGACTCCGTGGAGCAATTTTTGGCGCCGCTGTCGTCGCGAGAGCGATCAACTTTTGTCAAGCTGCTTGGAAAACTGACGGACGCAGAGTGA
- a CDS encoding hydantoinase/oxoprolinase family protein, with the protein MAPGANTLNDRIVAGIDVGGTFTDLIIIDEKAGKVVLAKTPSTPGDQSKGVLNALAQAGYPIAKIDMIVHGTTVTTNALLQRRIAKVGMITTRGFRDVIELGRRTRPTPYGLFGTFVPLIPRDLRLEVDERMEASGKIRVQLDEEQLRDAIVTLIDAGCESLVIHFLHSYKNPVHEQRAVEIANSLWPNVYVTSGHALLSEAREFERGVTASVNAAVQPVLERYLQGLRTALQDSGYDRDLLVMNGNGGTISSRLVTREAAKTVMSGPASGVIAAAYTAKRAGYDRLITYDMGGTSTDVALIRDNKPLVSNEIDIEYAMPIHVPMVDVHTVGAGGGSIAAVNDAGLLQVGPQSAGSWPGPMCYGRGGTRPTISDANLLLGRLSVKKLLAVDQPVSVERIASAFAAEVGGKLELDAIEAAEAVVEIANLKMAGAIRMVSVDRGNDPRDFVLFAFGGAGPLHASAIARELSIPKVFVPARPGLTNAIGCVVADLRHDYVTTVNRLVVETDPALIDELVESRTAMGLQAIGREAVKPVQIVVEHSADMQFSGQTHLIRVKLPEGAADMQTMQLLFEEAYYDRFRVRLPEVRARIVSINTSVIGIRREVSLENLIPMAGRAATVEEALVETRPVRFGGAWRQTPVYGREKLPIDARIEGPAILEQLDATTVINPGDVAEGDAQGNIIITVGQRA; encoded by the coding sequence ATGGCACCGGGAGCGAATACCTTGAATGACCGGATTGTCGCCGGGATCGATGTTGGCGGCACCTTTACCGACCTGATCATCATAGATGAGAAGGCGGGCAAGGTCGTCTTGGCGAAAACCCCGTCAACGCCGGGGGACCAGTCTAAGGGCGTGTTGAATGCGTTGGCGCAGGCGGGCTATCCCATCGCGAAAATCGACATGATCGTGCATGGTACAACGGTGACGACCAACGCGCTGCTGCAGCGCCGCATCGCGAAGGTCGGAATGATCACCACCCGTGGATTTCGCGACGTCATCGAGCTCGGCCGCCGCACCCGTCCGACGCCCTATGGCCTGTTCGGGACCTTCGTGCCGCTCATTCCCCGCGACCTGCGTCTCGAAGTTGATGAGCGGATGGAGGCCAGCGGCAAGATCCGCGTACAGCTCGACGAGGAGCAACTGCGCGATGCCATCGTCACCCTGATTGACGCCGGCTGCGAGTCTCTGGTCATCCATTTCCTGCATTCCTACAAGAACCCGGTCCACGAACAGCGTGCAGTGGAAATCGCCAACTCCCTGTGGCCGAATGTCTATGTGACGAGCGGCCACGCCCTGCTGTCCGAAGCCCGTGAGTTCGAGCGCGGGGTGACGGCCTCGGTGAACGCCGCAGTCCAGCCGGTGCTGGAACGCTACCTGCAAGGTCTGCGCACGGCGCTGCAGGACAGCGGATATGACAGGGATCTGCTAGTCATGAACGGCAATGGCGGGACGATCTCGTCACGTCTCGTGACCCGGGAAGCCGCCAAGACTGTCATGTCGGGTCCAGCGTCCGGCGTCATCGCCGCCGCCTACACCGCCAAGCGCGCCGGCTATGACCGGTTGATCACCTATGACATGGGTGGCACGTCGACAGACGTGGCGCTGATCCGCGACAACAAGCCACTAGTGTCCAACGAGATCGATATCGAATATGCGATGCCGATCCATGTGCCGATGGTCGATGTCCATACGGTCGGCGCCGGTGGCGGTTCGATTGCCGCCGTCAATGACGCAGGGCTGCTGCAGGTCGGGCCACAGAGTGCGGGCTCCTGGCCGGGGCCGATGTGCTACGGTCGCGGCGGTACGCGGCCGACCATTTCCGATGCCAATCTACTGCTTGGCCGCTTGAGCGTGAAGAAGCTTCTCGCGGTGGATCAGCCTGTCTCGGTGGAGCGGATCGCTAGTGCTTTTGCAGCCGAGGTGGGCGGCAAACTCGAGCTTGATGCCATAGAGGCCGCTGAAGCAGTGGTCGAGATCGCCAATCTCAAGATGGCCGGCGCCATCAGGATGGTGTCTGTCGACAGGGGTAACGATCCGCGCGATTTCGTACTGTTTGCCTTCGGTGGTGCCGGTCCGCTACACGCCTCGGCGATTGCCCGCGAGCTTTCCATCCCGAAAGTATTCGTGCCGGCAAGGCCGGGCCTGACCAATGCCATCGGCTGTGTCGTCGCAGATCTTCGCCACGACTACGTGACGACGGTCAACCGCTTGGTTGTCGAGACCGATCCGGCACTGATCGACGAGCTGGTCGAAAGCCGGACGGCCATGGGACTGCAGGCGATTGGCAGGGAAGCCGTCAAGCCGGTTCAGATCGTCGTCGAGCACAGCGCCGACATGCAGTTCTCCGGTCAGACGCATCTGATCCGCGTCAAGCTGCCGGAGGGCGCCGCAGACATGCAGACAATGCAGCTGCTGTTCGAGGAAGCCTATTACGATCGCTTCCGCGTGCGCCTTCCGGAAGTCCGGGCAAGAATCGTCAGCATCAACACCTCGGTCATCGGCATCCGCCGTGAGGTCAGCCTAGAGAACCTAATCCCCATGGCAGGAAGAGCGGCGACAGTGGAAGAGGCACTGGTGGAAACGCGGCCGGTCCGTTTTGGCGGCGCATGGCGCCAGACGCCGGTTTACGGGCGTGAGAAGTTGCCGATTGACGCTCGGATCGAGGGTCCGGCCATCCTTGAGCAGCTCGATGCCACAACCGTCATCAATCCCGGCGATGTCGCTGAAGGCGACGCGCAAGGCAATATAATCATCACCGTGGGGCAACGAGCATGA